A section of the Elizabethkingia anophelis R26 genome encodes:
- a CDS encoding UbiA family prenyltransferase yields MKNRLLSRLSVFIGFLLGARAFVTFLLIFALYVSTFFLFNQEESLKSFVFDYKVHGIIFCSFLSIMAGGIINQFYDREKDKITKPFRSKLQSFLGQKYYLYVYLTLNVLSLGIAAFISERVFIFFLIYQFLMWFYSHKLSKILIINNLTFVGLSLYPFFGMLIYYQTYSAHLMMMSAFLFLILLTIDIVKDLLTSNADRIFGYDTIANKFGVKTTKIVAIVLLILNIIVSALIIRGNAVHYLMSYYFCVGMFIQVVVVYLLLNRTKFHSFSALNLLRLWVFIGILCMLSDGILTYLHY; encoded by the coding sequence GTGAAGAATCGTTTGCTTTCCAGATTATCTGTATTTATAGGATTTTTGCTGGGGGCAAGAGCTTTTGTAACATTTCTGCTGATTTTCGCATTATACGTTTCAACATTCTTTTTATTTAATCAGGAAGAAAGCCTGAAGAGCTTTGTTTTCGATTATAAAGTACACGGAATTATATTTTGTAGTTTCCTCAGTATAATGGCTGGTGGTATTATCAACCAGTTCTATGACCGCGAGAAAGATAAGATAACCAAACCTTTCCGCAGTAAATTGCAAAGCTTCCTCGGGCAGAAGTATTACTTGTATGTTTATCTTACACTTAATGTTCTTTCCTTAGGCATTGCGGCATTTATTTCAGAGAGAGTGTTTATTTTCTTTCTGATTTATCAGTTTCTGATGTGGTTCTACAGCCATAAACTGAGCAAAATTCTGATTATAAATAATCTTACATTTGTAGGACTCAGCCTTTATCCTTTCTTTGGTATGCTGATCTATTATCAGACTTATTCGGCACATCTTATGATGATGTCTGCTTTTCTTTTCCTTATACTGCTCACTATAGATATTGTTAAAGACCTTCTGACCAGCAATGCTGACCGTATTTTTGGATATGATACAATCGCCAACAAGTTTGGTGTAAAAACAACTAAAATTGTTGCTATTGTATTGCTTATACTTAATATTATCGTCTCTGCACTTATTATCAGAGGAAATGCTGTGCATTATCTGATGTCTTACTATTTCTGTGTAGGTATGTTTATCCAGGTAGTTGTAGTGTACTTGTTACTCAACAGAACCAAATTTCATAGTTTTTCAGCCCTAAATCTATTACGTCTGTGGGTATTTATTGGAATTTTATGTATGTTATCGGACGGAATTCTTACCTATCTTCACTACTAG